From Astatotilapia calliptera chromosome 19, fAstCal1.2, whole genome shotgun sequence, a single genomic window includes:
- the LOC113011753 gene encoding protein yippee-like 5 isoform X1: MLILVWSSAQRTGTAEKEKQSHDDDNGINSRCATEIYFKKSVTPSLGTTFCVTRPNLKSLNLVNPGKQTMGRIFLDHIGGTRLFSCANCDTILTNRSELISTRFTGATGRAFLFNKVVNLQYSEVQDRVMLTGRHMVRDVSCKNCNSKLGWIYEFATEDSQRYKEGRVILERALVRESEGFEEHVPSDNS, from the exons ATGTTGATACTAGTTTGGAGCTCAGCTCAGAGGACAGgaacagctgaaaaagaaaaacaaagccacgACGACGACAACGGTATAAACAGCAGATGTGCGACtgaaatttactttaaaaagtcGGTGACACCATCGCTGGGCACGACATTTTGTGTCACCAGACCGAATTTGAAAAG CCTTAATTTAGTCAATCCCGGTAAACAGACAATGGGGCGCATCTTCTTGGACCACATCGGCGGAACACGTCTCTTCTCTTGTGCCAACTGTGACACAATCCTGACTAATAGGTCTGAGCTAATCTCCACACGATTCACAGGAGCCACAGGCAGAGCTTTCCTCTTCAATAAG GTGGTGAACCTCCAGTACAGTGAGGTGCAGGACAGAGTGATGCTCACCGGCAGACACATGGTGAGGGACGTCAGCTGCAAGAATTGCAACAGCAAGCTGGGTTGGATCTATGAGTTTGCTACTGAGGACAGTCAGCGGTACAAGGAGGGCCGGGTCATCCTGGAGAGGGCATTGGTTAGGGAGAGTGAGGGCTTTGAAGAGCATGTCCCCTCAGATAACTCCTGA
- the LOC113011753 gene encoding protein yippee-like 5 isoform X2, with amino-acid sequence MGRIFLDHIGGTRLFSCANCDTILTNRSELISTRFTGATGRAFLFNKVVNLQYSEVQDRVMLTGRHMVRDVSCKNCNSKLGWIYEFATEDSQRYKEGRVILERALVRESEGFEEHVPSDNS; translated from the exons ATGGGGCGCATCTTCTTGGACCACATCGGCGGAACACGTCTCTTCTCTTGTGCCAACTGTGACACAATCCTGACTAATAGGTCTGAGCTAATCTCCACACGATTCACAGGAGCCACAGGCAGAGCTTTCCTCTTCAATAAG GTGGTGAACCTCCAGTACAGTGAGGTGCAGGACAGAGTGATGCTCACCGGCAGACACATGGTGAGGGACGTCAGCTGCAAGAATTGCAACAGCAAGCTGGGTTGGATCTATGAGTTTGCTACTGAGGACAGTCAGCGGTACAAGGAGGGCCGGGTCATCCTGGAGAGGGCATTGGTTAGGGAGAGTGAGGGCTTTGAAGAGCATGTCCCCTCAGATAACTCCTGA